The Alteribacter populi genomic sequence TAGTCCTTCGTGAAAGCGACGTTCTAGCAGTAATCGGCTAAGTTTTTTGCGGATCGAAAATAAACAATAGGCATCAAGTGCCTACATATTAAATGTGTGTTCAAAAATAAGCGCGGAGAGATTGGAAAGCTATTTTTCCCGAACTTTTTGAACATCATCTATTAAAACTAGGAGGTAGATTAAGCATGGCTAAAGATATTAAATTTAGTGAAGACGCTCGTCGCGCAATGATGCGCGGTGTTGATGCACTTGCAGATGCGGTAAAAGTAACACTTGGACCAAAAGGACGTAACGTCGTTCTTGAGAAAAAATTCGGTTCTCCGCTCATTACAAATGACGGTGTAACAATCGCAAAAGAAATTGAACTTGAAGACAACTTTGAAGACATGGGTGCAAAGCTCGTATCTGAAGTTGCAAGCAAAACAAACGACATCGCTGGTGACGGTACAACAACAGCAACCGTTCTTGCTCAAGCGATGATCGCTGAAGGTCTTAAAAACGTTACTTCCGGTGCGAACCCAATGGTGATTCGTAAAGGGATTGAAAAAGCAACAAAAGTAGCAGTTGAAGAGCTTAAATCCATCTCTGAACCAATCGAAAGCAAAGAATCTATTGCTCAAGTAGCAGCAATTTCTGCTGCTGACGATGAAGTGGGTCAACTGATTGCAGAAGCAATGGAGCGCGTTGGAAACGACGGCGTTATCACTGTTGAAGAATCTAAAGGCTTCTCTACTGAACTAGAAGTCGTAGAAGGAATGCAGTTCGACCGTGGATATGCTTCTCCTTACATGGTTACTGACTCCGATAAAATGGAAGCAGTCCTTGAAGACCCATACATCTTAATCACTGACAAGAAGATCGGAAACATCCAAGAAGTTCTTCCTGTCCTTGAGCAAGTTGTCCAACAAGGTAAGCCAATCTTGATCATTGCTGAAGACGTTGAAGGTGAAGCTCTTGCAACACTTGTTGTGAACAAGCTTCGCGGTACATTCAACGCCGTAGCGGTTAAAGCTCCTGGCTTTGGTGACCGTCGTAAATCAATGCTTGAAGACATCGCAACACTAACAGGCGGTGAAGTAATCACAGAAGATCTCGGTCTTGACCTTAAATCTGCAAGCATCACTCAACTAGGTCGCGCTTCAAAAGTTGTTGTAACAAAAGACAACACAACAGTCGTTGACGGAAACGGTGAAGCTGCAGAAATCTCAAACCGCGTAAACCAAATCAAAGCTCAGCTTGAAGAAACAACGTCTGAGTTCGATAAAGAAAAACTACAAGAGCGCCTTGCTAAACTAGCTGGTGGTGTAGCAGTGGTTAAAGTTGGTGCTGCTACTGAAACAGAACTTAAAGAGCGCAAACTACGTATCGAAGACGCCCTCAACTCTACTCGCGCAGCAGTAGAAGAAGGTATCGTTTCCGGTGGTGGTACAGCACTCGTTAACGTCATCAACGCTGTTAAAGCAGTTGACGCACTAGGTGACGAAGCAACAGGTGTAAACATCGTTCTTCGCTCCCTAGAAGAGCCAGTTCGTCAAATCGCGCACAACGCTGGACTAGAAGGCTCTATCATCGTTGAGCGTCTAAAAGGCGAAGCAGTTGGCATCGGATTCAACGCTGCTAACGGCGACTATGTAAACATGGTAGAAGCAGGAATCGTTGACCCAACGAAGGTTACACGTTCTGCCCTACAAAACGCAGCATCTGTTGCGGCTATGTTCCTAACAACAGAAGCAGTCATCGCAGACCAGCCAGACGAAGATGGCGGCGGCGCTGGCGGCGGCATGCCTGACATGGGCGGCATGGGTGGAATGGGCGGCATGATGTAATCATGCCCCCATGGCCCTTGATATCAAGGGTTTTGCTTCATCCCTACAGTCAAAATGACATACTTTTGACATACCTGGCGGGGAAAACACTATAAATCTAATGAGCCTCTCATAAGTTCACTGAACTTTTGGGAGGCTTTTTCTTCCATGTTTTCAGTAATATGCGCGTATATATTCATAGTTGTGTTTATGTCTCCATGACCTAATCGTTGCTGAATTTCCTTAACTCCTACTCCTGCTTCAATTAATAGAGAGGTGTGGGTGTGGCGTAAGGAGTGAGGGGTAAGTTCCTTATCGATACCACTAATTTTTAATAAACGTCTCATATGGGTGTTTACGGTCTTTAAGAATTCAGGGTATCCAAGGTTCTTAGCTTCCTTAGCAAAAACAAAATCCAGTTGAGTATATTCGTTCTTCATTTTTTCAATGAGATCATCCTGATGTTCTTTGTGTTTTTTGAGGACCTCCATAACTCCAGCGTCCATTTTTAGCGTTCTTATTGATCCTTTAGTTTTAGGGGTCAATAATTGATATTCTTTTGTACTATTGTTGGGGTTGTAATAAGTTTTGGTTACTCTTAAGGTTTTTTTATCCATATCTATATCCGACCATTTTAATGCGATTAGTTCACCTACTCGTAACCCACTATAAGCAAGTGTCAAAAACATGGGGTAGTCTTTATCAATACCACTTTCCTTGGCAGCATTAAAAAACGAATAAGTTCTTCTTTTTCCATAAATTTAATTTCACCTTTACTGCTTTCTACCTCCTCAACGGTTTCCACTTTGCGTGGAATTTTTGCAAAGTCGCAAGGACTGTCCTTAATTATGTTAAATTCCACAGCTTTCCTAAAAACCATTCTCCCTGTTGCATGAATACCATCCAAAGTATTAAACGCATAGCCTGCATTATGCAGCGAAGCAAGCATGGCTTGATACTGTTTGCGCGTGATATCTTTTATTTTTTTATCTCCAAAAAATCTATTTAAGTGATCCAAGTTTTGCTGTCGGTTTCTCACAGAACTAATTTTAGCGGTTTCACGATAAGTATTAATCCACTCTACAGTAAATTCTTGAAAGGTAATATTCTGTTCTTGAACATATGTGTTTTCATATACTTCCTTTTCTACTTCAACTGCAGCCATCTGAGCTTCCTTTTTAGTCTTAAACCCTCCTTTAGATGTGAATTTCTTTTTCCCGGTGGATGGATCTATACCGGTATATATTTGAAAGTACCATCTACTACCTCTTTTTCGGAAATTAGCCATATTTATCCCTCCTTTTTCATATTAAAGAATGGAGATCTAATAGATGGTACAATTCGACTCTTAATTTTTTCTAAACGTTCCATACAAACGTTCTTTGGAATCATAAAATCACGTGACAACTGGTCTACAATTGCAGGGTTAGCAAAGTTATATTCATTAATCATATGGGTGGGAAGTGAGGCATAAAGAGTAAAGTGCCTAGCATCTCTTTCCTGAAGTTCGTAAAAAGGATGAGGCATGATAGATTGGCGCCCTGAATGCCTTACAGCGTGACAAAGCTCATGAAAAAATTGTTCTCTTTGTTGTATATATGGCAGGCGACTATCCAAGACAATTTCTTGAAACTTACCTACTTTCATGTAACTAGCTTGAGTAGGTCTACAAGTCACAAAGATTTGTGACTCTGATCCAATACTGTAAACATTTAAATCATTCGGTTCTGTGAATTTGTGCTTTTTATACCACTGAGTTATTAGGTCTTCTAGAATTGTGGTTGTGTAGTAAGGAAACCTCAAACTAATCACCATCCTTACAAGCATTATACGAACGTGTGTTCTGTTAATCGATATCTTATTACAAAAAATGGATTAAAAAATATGGGTGATGGTAAATGGAATTTAAATTTCTTATCCTCAAAAACCTAAAGTATAGGAATTTATCTCCAGAGGACTTTTAAAGTAAGTATTTTTAGGGCCGTGCAATGTTAGACGACGCGGCTCCTATTTATTGTAAGAAATTCTTGTGGAAAAGAGATGAATTTGAATTAATTTATTAATGAATAAGGACTATTATCTCGAAACTGAGTCTTCAACAAAACGGGAAGGATTGCGGAATACTCAGTTTCGAGGTAATGAAGAATTTCATGCTATAATTTGAATTATATGGATCTTGATTGAGTGTTTACAAACTATGAAGGTAATTTTTAGTTAATTTACTGATTTTATAAATAACATACATTTATGGGAATTAAACTATATTCTGCATTTAGAAGGATGTAATTGTAAGAAAGTGGGGGAAATTCATGAGTAAAAACGATAGTGCGGGTATCGGTGATCCTTATTGGTATGAGTGGTCAATAGGGCTTCTAAAAGTGATTGATATGATTAATCCAGATAATGGGATTGAATCAGTTACATTGCAAGCTACAAAAGCGCAAGGGTTAGACGATGTAGTTGTGAAATACAGTAACAACAATAAAGAATACTACCAGATTAAACATACAAGGGTAGATGATAAGATTACTTTTGGATACTTAGTGTCAGAGAGTGATAAAGGGAATTCGTTATTAAGGGATATTGCTTTAGCTTGGAAAGAGATTAGACAGGAAGGTGAAGAAATCACTCCGGTCCTCTACACTAATAGAACGCCTGGAACTAGATCTGCTACCCATACCGGTACTATAGCAAATGAAGCAAAATCGTATTATTTTAAAAACGGTGGAGATGACAGAAAAACAGAACATGTACTTGTACTGAATAATGTTAGTGCAAGTCTTCTTATTTATATGCCACTGATAGGTTTGATCCAATAGAAGGAACTTATGAAACTCCTTTTAATATGACATATCTTTCAGGAGGAGTTGGGGACTTTGTTAATGAGAGCATAGAATGTTATCCCTCTACAATTTGGACTACCTTTTTTGGATGGCATCCAAGTAATGAGGATCCTCTAGTGTGGATAGACAGAAAAGGGGCGCAAGTAGCTAGGTTTGAAAGGTTACATGGTCCAATACGTAAATTAGCGGGGGACAGGTTCCATCGACAACCAATTATGCAAAGGTGGGTTGTTAATAGAAGTTCACTTGATGAAACAATTAGTGATAAAGAGAACTTGAAATTTGAAACACATAGTGACATAAAGGTAGAAAGTTTAAGAATTTAACTTATAATTAATGTGACTTCAAGCATAAGTTTTCATATAATGAAGACTTATGCTTGATTATACTTTACGAAAAAATAGGCTTTTTTTATATTGAAACGAATTATTTTACAATATACTCCACCGCAGTTTTGAACTCATCTTAACTTATTATTTATATCAGAGAACATATATCTAGCAAGTAAATTAGACGGCTTATTACCTTCTTTATGGAAAATATTCATATTTCCAAACACTAAGAAAGATTGCTTCGCTCTTGACACTGCAACATTTAGCATGTTGACACCTTTATCAAAAAAGAAACTATTATTGCTAGAATATACAGAAGAAAAGATGATAACATCCCTCTCAGCGCCTTGTAAGGAATGGACAGTTCCAACAACAACATTCTTATAATTGTTGCCTAATGCTTTTTTTATAGCTAGTTTCTGTTGAGTAAAAGGTGTGATGATGGCAATCGTCTCACTTATCGTTTTGCCGCTTACTAGAGTTAGTTGTTCTTCGTTGTTTTTGAACAATTGAGCAATAGCCCTAGCCTTATATTGGTTATATCTACTGCCACCTCTTAGCTGTGCTTCCCCTTCAATGTTGGCATACCCTACATAAGGCAAAAATTCATAATCCTTCTTTTTCGTAGCCATTGGCTCTAACTTTCCATTATAAGCAAGATCGTTACAATAGCGAATGATGTCATCTTGACATCTTCTATGCTCTGAAAGGAACATTCCCCTCATACCTTCTATTTTTTGAAAAGAGCTAGCCTTTTGAGCAGTTTTGATTAATGAAGTACCTGTTGTACTTATACCTAGCTTTTTCAACAAATGGTAGTCACGATTTGAAAGCAGTTCACAAGCAATACCACTTCGAACCATG encodes the following:
- the groL gene encoding chaperonin GroEL (60 kDa chaperone family; promotes refolding of misfolded polypeptides especially under stressful conditions; forms two stacked rings of heptamers to form a barrel-shaped 14mer; ends can be capped by GroES; misfolded proteins enter the barrel where they are refolded when GroES binds) encodes the protein MAKDIKFSEDARRAMMRGVDALADAVKVTLGPKGRNVVLEKKFGSPLITNDGVTIAKEIELEDNFEDMGAKLVSEVASKTNDIAGDGTTTATVLAQAMIAEGLKNVTSGANPMVIRKGIEKATKVAVEELKSISEPIESKESIAQVAAISAADDEVGQLIAEAMERVGNDGVITVEESKGFSTELEVVEGMQFDRGYASPYMVTDSDKMEAVLEDPYILITDKKIGNIQEVLPVLEQVVQQGKPILIIAEDVEGEALATLVVNKLRGTFNAVAVKAPGFGDRRKSMLEDIATLTGGEVITEDLGLDLKSASITQLGRASKVVVTKDNTTVVDGNGEAAEISNRVNQIKAQLEETTSEFDKEKLQERLAKLAGGVAVVKVGAATETELKERKLRIEDALNSTRAAVEEGIVSGGGTALVNVINAVKAVDALGDEATGVNIVLRSLEEPVRQIAHNAGLEGSIIVERLKGEAVGIGFNAANGDYVNMVEAGIVDPTKVTRSALQNAASVAAMFLTTEAVIADQPDEDGGGAGGGMPDMGGMGGMGGMM
- a CDS encoding site-specific integrase → MFLTLAYSGLRVGELIALKWSDIDMDKKTLRVTKTYYNPNNSTKEYQLLTPKTKGSIRTLKMDAGVMEVLKKHKEHQDDLIEKMKNEYTQLDFVFAKEAKNLGYPEFLKTVNTHMRRLLKISGIDKELTPHSLRHTHTSLLIEAGVGVKEIQQRLGHGDINTTMNIYAHITENMEEKASQKFSELMRGSLDL
- a CDS encoding Arm DNA-binding domain-containing protein is translated as MANFRKRGSRWYFQIYTGIDPSTGKKKFTSKGGFKTKKEAQMAAVEVEKEVYENTYVQEQNITFQEFTVEWINTYRETAKISSVRNRQQNLDHLNRFFGDKKIKDITRKQYQAMLASLHNAGYAFNTLDGIHATGRMVFRKAVEFNIIKDSPCDFAKIPRKVETVEEVESSKGEIKFMEKEELIRFLMLPRKVVLIKTTPCF
- a CDS encoding ImmA/IrrE family metallo-endopeptidase, yielding MRFPYYTTTILEDLITQWYKKHKFTEPNDLNVYSIGSESQIFVTCRPTQASYMKVGKFQEIVLDSRLPYIQQREQFFHELCHAVRHSGRQSIMPHPFYELQERDARHFTLYASLPTHMINEYNFANPAIVDQLSRDFMIPKNVCMERLEKIKSRIVPSIRSPFFNMKKEG
- a CDS encoding DEAD/DEAH box helicase gives rise to the protein MWNVIDILEELNHLDVIIIKSQNYLRQAHPSLLSRVVKFLTNIEQPIDEANMVRSGIACELLSNRDYHLLKKLGISTTGTSLIKTAQKASSFQKIEGMRGMFLSEHRRCQDDIIRYCNDLAYNGKLEPMATKKKDYEFLPYVGYANIEGEAQLRGGSRYNQYKARAIAQLFKNNEEQLTLVSGKTISETIAIITPFTQQKLAIKKALGNNYKNVVVGTVHSLQGAERDVIIFSSVYSSNNSFFFDKGVNMLNVAVSRAKQSFLVFGNMNIFHKEGNKPSNLLARYMFSDINNKLR